In the Prionailurus viverrinus isolate Anna chromosome A3, UM_Priviv_1.0, whole genome shotgun sequence genome, TttgaggctgatttttttttaagtttatttattttgagagagtatgtgggaaggaggggcagagagagagggagagagagactccaaagcagcctcttccgctgtcagcacagagcccaactcgaggctcgatctcatgaaccgtgagaccatgacctgagccgaaaccaagagtcggacgcttaactgactgagccacccaggcgccctgaagcaGAACTTCTTAAACTTTAACCTGCATTGACTTACGTGGAGACCTGCTGAAGAAGAAGATCTTACGTCAGTAAGTCTGGCACAAGGCCTGGGACTCTGCATTTTAACTCCCAAATGCTACTGCTGCCGATCTCTATACCACACTTAGAGCAACGAGGCTTTGAAGAAGATTCCCTTGAGCACTGACTCTTGGCGGAACTAATAATGGTAAGCACACCACCATGGTAACAGTGCAAAGACTGAACGCGAGAAGCCAGCCCTGCGCATTAGCAGTTACCTGcatttagagatgaggaaactgaggcttcaagACACTAACAAACCTGCGCATGAGCACCTGTTGCCGACAGGAGAGCCAGGAAATACCAGAGCTCAGGGCCTGACCCCCCGCTGCCTCGCCTGCTACTTACCCTCGACAGCTGCGTGACCTAATCATGTGAAGGGTCTGAGCCTCAGGTTTCCCCTTCTGTAATAGGAGGGCAGGGTGGCTGCAGGGCCTCACAAGTGTCGCTGCTATTGTCACCATCAACCCGGGAAGGGTTTTCCGCCCTGAACTTCTCCCTTTACCAGGACTGCAAATCTATCAGTCACGTGCACCCTTTTCTGACACACAGCACGGCACCCAGACCATCTCATTTCATCGCTATGTTGTCCCCGGGGAGCAGATGTGGCTACTTGCACCTTACACACGAGGAAGAGAGAGGTGACTGGAGGGTGACCTCCTCCGAGGAGCCAGAGCCGAGATCTAGACGGTTGCCCGTTAACCTGTTTGATTCCGTTTGTTTTTTTAGCAACGAAATCTCCCCTTCCAGCAAGGCTGCGCGTGAAGTCCGGTTTGtgaagcagagagcagagggctGGGCCAGAGCTGGGTTCCAGGAGTGGAGCCCCGCCTTGTGGTCTTGCTTTGTGGATTCTGTTTCTCGAGCCTTGGAGAGGAGTGCAGGGGGCGCTGTTTGCAAACCCTCGGTCCAAGTCAACGGTCTCTGGGAACAAGTGAGCAGCAGGCCCCAAGGAGGGAGGAGACctggccaaagtcacacagcggGCTCATGGCCCAGCTGGGCTCCCCTCAAGACTCCCGAGACCAAGTCCAGAAGTCAGCAGAACCCGGGCAGGATTAGGGACAGCACTGCCCACCCACCCGCCTGGTAGCCGAGCTGTGTTTAATGATGGTCTTGCGTGCCCACCGCACGCGGCCAAATTCAAAATTCCACCTGTTGATCTCCTCATTTCCCAGTGCCCCCTTTTCTCACACCCCAGAGGGGcaaggctttttatttttcagacttcagaactgtgaaatgtcacatacacacagaaaacatATCCATACCAAGAAATAGACTGTCATCTGGGTCCTAAAAGCGGCTGGGTGCCCCTGCCGGCCCTTCTGTCTCCCAGGAGTCACCCACCAAATCTGCTTTCAGACACAGCCTGTCCCTGCTTCTTTGTTTGCACCACCTGTCTACACATCCCTCCACACAACTGCTCATTGCCTATTTTAgctttatgtaagtggaatcatgctcTGTGCATGCTTTTGTGATTCTTGTGCCCCACATCATGCTGGTAAGATGCATCTGTTTTGTTAAGGGCAGCCGGCTGCAATTCATCCACTTTCTTTGCTGTCGAGCATTGTGTCATATGAGCATACGTGATTTGTGTCTTCGTTCTTCTGTGATGGGCGTTTGCATTGTTTTCTGTTGGGGGCTATTGGGGACAGTGGTACCACACCGCTTCCTGGCCAGGAGATTTGCGCTCCTGTATCCAGAAAGAGTGAGGCCCAAGGAGGAAAGGTCTCTTAGAAAAGAGTCAGCCAGGGCTAGTCCCCAGAGTGACAGAGGTCCAAGGACTCCCCATTTCCTAAGCTCTCCATGTCCCAAGCCTGGCAAGGCCATAGACACAGCCAGCAAAGTAGAtgaattttcaacattttattgtaAAACAGAGCATAAGTCACAGGGAGTAGAAAACTTTCCACTTAACATATACAACacacattcactgagcacctgctaagGGCCAGGTCATGTGGTCGGGGACCTGAAACACACAAGCCATGCTCCCTGCTCTCAGGAGCTCACAGTCGGGTGCAGGAGACAGACAGAGGCTCAACCATCTTTCAAACAAGTCTCAGAATGTCAGAAGTGCTAACATGGTCCCAGGAGACGTGGAAAGAACACCAGGGGGGCTGCTCCTGTGCTGTGCCCTGGGGGTTGGGAGCTTTTGATGGGTCGGATGGGGGAGGAAAGCACTGCCCGCAGCTGTAAAAGGTCTGGAGTAGAGATGGTACTGGGGCCTGGTCAGTGGAGTCCAGACTTCAGGAatgttacagaaagaaaaattgcgGGGACCAACAAAATAcgctgacttttcatttttttaggttGAGTTGTTACAAAAATAAGACAggtaaatgaaaaaggagagttgctttcaccctcccctgctcctttccAGAAAGGACAGTCTCCAAATAAAGGACTCTCCTTCAAATTGGATGCAattggctttgaaaaaaaaaaaaaaaagatgaaatccttATCTTCCGTCTTCCCCACGAGACAGCTTGCAAAACAAGGTTGGGCAGGCCAGCGAGTGACAGGAGGGATCCGGGACATGGACACTGGGGCAAGGCAGGAGGGTGAGGAGTCGGCGAGAGGAGAGCAGAGGGCCAGGCTGGCCAAGGCGCCTGGCTTTTGTCCGGAAGCCACAGGCAGCACTGAAAGGCTTGGAGCAGTGCTGTGGCTCAAGCTGCACTTTAGAAAGACCGCTGTGGAGGCAGCATGGAGGTTGGTTAGCTGAGGAGGCTGCTGCTGGAGTCCTGTTAGCAGGGCTCTTGCATATCCTTCTGAGGGTCCACCCCACCAAGGCTGCTCCTCAGAGCCCCACAACAGCCAGGAGACATCGGGCAGGGTGGAGACGTGTCTCTGGAGTCGTCGATGTTGGGAGTGGGGGAAGTGAGGTACAGACACACTAACGTTCCATCTGGAAGTAGAACTTGGTGACCAACATGGCCTCCTCGGGCGTGTTGGTGAGGCTGACGGGCCGGTCGGCCTCCAGGGCTGTGCAGAGGAACCAGCCTGGGCAGGCAGCAGACTCGAAGCTGGTGGTGGGGCCGCTGTCTGAGCGGATGAACGTGAAGCGCTTATCTTGCTCCTTGTTCTTGCTCAGGTCAGTGATGTTAACTGCCTGGAAGCCAAGACATGAGCAGTGAGAACGGGGAGGCATGGAGGTCCTGTgctgcccccttctccccaccgTGAATGGCCTCTGGCTGGCCCAGAGCAAGTGCTGGAGAAACACTGACCTGGGACCACTGCAGGAAGTCACGTGTCCTACATCTCCTAGGACAGCAGAGTCTGTCCCACTGTCACACCTTGACTTTGAAAAATCTGGCCACTCTAGCCATGGGCCAATAAGTTTGGTAAGCACGTGGTACCATCAGTAGAGACCAAGGCTGTGGAGGCTGGTGCTCTGTCAAGGTCTATGCCTCTGGAAAGAGGGCATGGTAGAGAAGGATAGGTGCCCCTATCCACTGGTGGGGGCAAGTGACAGTGCCATGCTCACAGCTACTCACGTTGGGTTAAGATCTTGTCCAACAAGCACCTAAGACAAAGCCATCTTTTCCCAGGGCTGGCAGCTCATTAATATTGAAGGGATCAAGGAATACAGGGCCCTGAATAGGATGCCAACTCATGGGTTTGAGTAGATAAGGATTAGAAGAGAAGGGTCCTGAAGCTTGGCTTCACTGGATGGTGACAAGCCTAGGTGGGTTGGGGCCCCTCAGGCAAGAGAGTGACCCACAGAGAATGAGATCCCAAATGCACCATCCTTCTTCGCCCCCTCCCTTACTGAGACTAGACTTAGCCACACAATGGGCTTCAGCCAATGGGACATTAATGGTATGGTGCAAGCAGGGGTTTGATAAGCATTTGCACAGTGAGGCTTGTCATTTTGGAAAAATCCCTCTTAGGAAGCCAGCCGCCATGCTGTAAGAAAACCCAAGCCGACAACAGAGCTCTGAGAGAGCACCTGAAACAAGGGCCTGGAGGGTGAGAAACCATCTTAGATGCCCCAGCGCCAGCAGAGCTCTCTCCCGGGTGCAGCTGCAGGAGGGGCGTGAGCTGCACTGAGTGGGTCAGAACTACCCAGCTGAGTCCCCCTAATTGGCCCACGGAGTCCCGAGAAAGAGCACATTACGGTGGTTCCAGCCACCAGGTTTGGGGTGCTTGTTATCTGAGACAGGTCCTTACCTCCAGCTGGAGCCTAGTCTCATCACCAGACTTGACACAGGCCAGGCAGAGCTTCCCCCCATGGATCCCCAGGAACATGGCATGAGACTCAATGGGCACCACGTTTAACTTTTCTGGggaagagcacaggggagggtcaggtTGTAGAGAGAATGGGAGGCAGCCTGGACTCTCCCAGGAGAGTTTTCTGTCTCCCCCTGACCAACTAAAACCCTAAGATCAGAAGGACACCGAGGCGCCATCTTCCTGGTCCGCATTCAAATAGCAGATCAAACCAAACTCCCTATCCAGTTACTCCTCAAGGACCAAGTGGCCTAGATTCCACTCCACATGGtttctatccttccttcttcccaggaTACGGGTGCTCCAGGTCACCAAGTCTGCTGCCCATGCGGACAGAAAATAGCACATAATGGGCTCCAGGGCTTGGTCTACAGGGACCTGAGTGACTTTGAACCTGCCTCTTACCCTTGGTGGTCTCTGAGCCCTCACATAGCAGTGAAAATCTCAGCCTTTCTGCCCTTCAGTGTGTTCGTTAGGAGAATTAACAGATGGACAGGAAAGGTATGTCTCACACTCTTTCAGCAGGAGGCAGGGGGCCAAAAACAAGGGGATGGGGCAGGGTGGAAAGATGGAGATCAGAGGGTACCGTTCTATAGCATCAAGTCAGCCGATAGGGATGTGAAAGCATCCCGGAAGGCTAGTGCTGAAAGAATCTCCCATCATGCCCTCACAGTGGCCTCATTTTACTAAAGGGAAAaactgaggtgggggagggggcaaagctTGCCCATGTTCATGCAGCTCGTTTAGTGCACAGACCAGAACATGGCTGAGAGTGATGTCTGTGAATAAGGGACATAACCCAGCCTTAGATATGGTGTATTCATTTTGGATGGTAGTTAGGGTCTGGACAACATAGCAACATGGAAGGCTTAACAGTCACAGAGGGAAAGGGCCCATCTTACCTTCTGTGCCCTATCCCTGCCAGCTGTGGCCTGGGAACCCTTTGCCAGTTGGTGGGGGCTCCAGACCTAAGCTTTAAGGCTCCCACCCTCTTGAGGCTGCCCTCAAGTATGCCCTCTAGTGGCCAGGCTTCCCCCAGCTTCCCACTCAGCCACAAAGACCCAATGGGGATTAGGGCTTTGAAACTAAGGTTTTGGGGGAACAGGATAAGGACTCCAGGGCAAAGTGACCCGGTTCCCACGCAGCAGCCACTTTCCTGGCAACCACTCACCTTCTAATTTAGTACTTGGTCCTTGCAAGTATCCGGCAACCAGTTGGTTATTCCTTAGGTAGAAGGTCTTCTGGTTAACATCCCAGATTCTGAAATGCAAAAGGACCCGGCTATGGGAAACAACCTCTGTGTGCCCAACCCTGTGCTCCACCCCTTCCTGTGTGCTCCAGAGCTCACTGGGTCCACATTCAACTTTCTGCCAGGGGTGTGGGATTTCTGTACACCCATGGCATGGAGGAGAGATTGAGGTCAACACTGATTAAGGAGCGGACCCAACTCCCACAGCTGGAAAGCAGTGTACCCacatcacattcttttttttttttttttaatgtttatttatttttaagagagagacagagcgtgagcgggggaagggcagaaagagacggagacagaatccaaagcatgttccaggctctgagctgtcagcacagagcccaacgtggggctcgacctcatgagtcatgagatcatgacctgatctgaagttggacacttaaccgactgagccacccaggtgccccaatgcgcACCCACATTCTATCCCTCTCCTCACTTGTTATTCATCCTCTGATTCCCCGAGCAGACACCTTCTACTTCAGCAAAACATGCTCTAGAGTAGCACCATCCAATAAAAGTTTCTGGGTGCAGAAATGTTCTAGATCTACcctgtccaatatggcagccaccagccacatatggctattgagctcttgaaatgtggtgggactgaggatctgaattttcaattcaatttaatttttattaatttcagtgTAAATTTAAAGAGTTGTCTGAGACTAGTGGCCATCACAGCAGTTTCAAGAGACAGCAGCTTGTAGCTAACTCACTCTGAGCCTTAGACCGTGAGGGTCTGTTCCCATCAGCCAGTGGCTGCTCTGGGTCTGGCAGGGGCAGCACTCCCTGGGAACAAGCTTCCTTTCCAGCTCACCCAGGGACTTCCAGTCTTTTCTTCTTGGTCAAGGGCTGACAGCGGGACTAACAGAGACTCCATTCCCTGCTGCCCCCCACGTGACCTTGGACCTGTACCTCATCTCCTCACACGTGAAGTGTAGCTAAAACCACCCATCTCATCAGGTGACCTTGGGGAGCTCATGAGCTCAGTGAGGGATAGTGGGACAAACTGTAAAGGTCTTTGCACATGTGAGGATTTGACCTTTCGAGATTTTTCTTAGTTCCTGGATGAGTCTTCTCCTAGAGACCTCTAGGGGCATCTCCTGGAGCTCCCAGCCAGTAGGTGGAGGCAGAGGCAAATCTCGTGAAGCAGTTTCCATGTCTGGAAAGGGGAAGGACTTGCCCCGgatgcacacgcacatgcatgcacacacttacacaggcatgcacagaacCCCAAACTGCAGCCTCAAGCACAGAAACTCAGTCTGAGGGTGAAGTCACCCTGACAAGGCTCAGTCCTAGGATGGATGTCACAGGACAGAGGGCGCACGTGGACAGCATCAGAGCCTGCCAATGTTCCCACAGTGTTGGTGACATCTCACAAAACTCCtggctcaatttttaaaaatcacagtagTTTTCAGGCCCTACTTGACATTCACAACAACTCAGTAAGGCAAGTAGGGGGTTATCATTAACCCCatgtcacagatggggaaactgaggccccagaggAGCAGGATCCTCCACCATGTCAACACGGAGCCGCAGTGCTAGCCAGCAGTCTGGGACTCTGGGCCATGCTCTGCCCACAGCCACCCTGTGTGCTTCTTTGCCCAGCAAAGAGCCTCAGCATGGTTCCTTGGCACCTGTCTGTCACCCACCGAGTCACCAGTCTCCGGGAAATAAGTCCCTGGCCAAGTTACTCTGAAATGCAAGCCCTGAAGACCACGCATGTGGCTCCCCTTTCCTGAATAACGGGCATCCCTTTCCAGTCCAAACCCGGTTTTCAGGTGCTGTGGAGGCCAACGTCCCCCGACGGCTGCGATGGCTCCATTTTCCTGTCCGTCCACCCCACCTCTGCAGGGGCGGCCTTACCTGAAGGCTTGCATCCTGCAAGGTCTCTTCCCCAAGGGATGGCAGGCTGTCTCTGAATAGaacaagaaaaggaggaaagagatcAGGTAACTGGGGGGGCATCTGCAGATTTCCATTCTGTGGCCACGGCGAGGCAATGGGACACTGCCATTTCAGGCCCGGAGTAGCTGCTTATAAAGAAAATAGTCACTCACCCAAAGCAGGCCGTTGCCGCCCTGTCCCACTCTGAGAAACGGAAATGCCCTCACATTTCCAAAATGAGAAACCCTTGCTGTTGTCACTTTCAACCGTGCTGAGTGTCGCAACGGGGTGTTGTAACTgactccctcccctttccccctgtGTAATTTCCCCAAAATTGAGCTTTCTATTTCCCCCTCACCAAGTTCCTGGGAAGAAGAGCACAATGAAAACTGAACGCTCCCTCATCTTCCTGACAGGTATCCTGAGACTGTTTGTTGACTTTGCAAAAATAGATTTAAGTAGAAAAGTCCTCCTCTCCTAAAGCTAAGTGGTGGGGTTCCTCAGCACCCAGGACGGTCTCATGTCACTTTGTATTCTTTGAAGGATGCGTGCCCTTGCTGGACTCTGGACCAGGGACTAGCAAAcattctgtaaaggaccagatagtaaatattttagggtcTGTCTCCGTCACGATTACTCAATTCAGCTACCGTAGCTTAAACAGTAGAAGAGGCGATCTGTAAATGAGCGGGCTGATTGTGTTCCGatacaactttatttacaaaaacggGTGGTGGCCAGGGTTGGCTTGGTTTGCGGACCTCCTGCTGTAGTGCAAACTTCCTGAGAGGTGCTTTGAAGCCAGCTCTATTCCTGCTATCCGCGTCTTTAAAGTAATCGTCTTGGGAAAATGGGGCCAATTCAGCACCTGGAGAAAAATGGATCCAAATTTCACCTCTGCCATTTGCCATTTGCTACCCGCGTGACCTGGAACAAGTCACTTCACTTATTTGGACCTCTGTCTCCGTCTCCTCATGCCCAGAATGGGATTGATCACGTCTTCCTCATGGgtgaaaaggaggagggagggagggagagaaggaggaaggaaggaaggaaggaaggaaggaaggaaggaaagaaggaagggaaaggaagggaagaaggagaggaaagttCTAGCCTGCAGTGAGCACTAATACGCATTAACTTCTTTCCTTACTACATTCTAGAAGTTAGGAAAAAGGTATGCGTACTCCCATTTACGGATAAGGAAAATATGTACAGGGCTTCTGCATGATCAGAGCACACAACGCTAATGCAGAAACGTAGGCTGAAGCATTGGAGAACTGGATGGGAGCTCGGCAGCCCTCCTATCCCACCCTACCATTGTTTTGAAGAACACTAAGactcagagagggaaagggacccgcccaaggccacacagcacgTTAATGGCAACGATATGCCCAGGAATCCAGGTCTCCAGACTCCTAGCCAGTGGTCATCCTGTTCACAGCGGCTGATCTTGATGAGCTCAGCCAACAAATATGTTCAACCAACAAATCAGCATCTGTGTCCAAATGAGAGTAAAATCCTTCAAGGAGGAAGGCTacactgcatatttgaaagttgctaagagagtagatcacAAAAGGTATAAAAGATaagatataaaagatatttttatgacTATGTATATAAAACAGCTGCTGggtaaatcactatgttgtacacctgcgACTAATacaatgttctatgtcaattatacctcaattaaaaaaatttttttaaaaaggcaggctTCTCAAATCTTTCAGAGCAAGTGGAACCTTTCTGCAAAAATTGTATCATCTCCCTGAGTGATTCCTTTGAGGAGCAAAGTGGCGTGTACATGTCCCCTCTGTTCTCACAAGGTGAGTGACCTTGAGGGAGACATTCACCTTTGAAACACATGCGAGAAACAGTATCTACCCTTGAGGGCCAAAggggagttttgtttgtttgggagagGGCTGGCTGAAGGAGGTGATGTGTAAGAATCTGCTTGATTATTTGCCTCTTGCAGCATTTGCTGAATCGCGGGATATGATTTCTGGAACGCTTAGAAATCATCAGGTGCCTAAACTTGGTCAGCACCTCTCTGAGATGAAAGGCAGCTAAACTGTGATAAACCCTCTCCTACTTGCCTCAATGTTACATCCACATCCCGTGAAAAACGTCCCTGAAGACTGaagagaagtgacttgcccaggggaGGCCGagcggcctggagcctgccctcaGACAGCACTCCAAGCCAAACCTGGGGCTGCTGGGTAAATTCTCCTCTGTCCCTAGCCCAAATTCAAAGAAACAGGTTTCTCCTGGAGAACAGAGCCCTGAGTTCTCCACCTTTGCCAGGTCTGTGCCCTTTTCCCACTGTGCCCAAGAAGTGTCCTGGCAGGCCTTTCTGAGTATACAGGAAGGAGTTCCTAGGGCCGGGCCGACAAGTCAGGCCGACCTGGGGCTGCGCCCTCCCATCACTTAtgaactgggccacccaggcccaGGTCTCTTGGCGTCGGTTTCATTATCCATTAGACAGGCCTAATAATTGAAGCCTTGTCACGGGGTTCTGTGAGGATTGAGATGGTGCACATGGTGTATTTAACCCTGACCCTGGCACGTAGGAAATACACAAACAATAGAAAGCTACTGCGTCTGCTTTGTGGCCCCACGTAAAGTGAGAAAGGTCAGTCACAAGGCCCCTGAGCCAGTCAGCCCTGCCCTGCACGCCCAGTTGGACTCCCGAGGGGGAGGCCCTCATCcctctgggctgggggaggaaagGAGTGGGGGGGTGAGaggctctttccctcccctcacgCTTCTGGCCACAATTCCTCTCTTGGTTCCGTCTTATCAAAATAGTTGGTGTCCCGATGATCTCTGCCCACAGGAAATCTCTGACTAAACTTGTTCTCAGTTCTGGCTCCTCAACCGCTCGCTCCAGTTCCTGAATTCGGTTTAATGACCACACCACATAG is a window encoding:
- the LOC125162705 gene encoding interleukin-1 receptor antagonist protein isoform X2; protein product: MASETACHPLGKRPCRMQAFRIWDVNQKTFYLRNNQLVAGYLQGPSTKLEEKLNVVPIESHAMFLGIHGGKLCLACVKSGDETRLQLEAVNITDLSKNKEQDKRFTFIRSDSGPTTSFESAACPGWFLCTALEADRPVSLTNTPEEAMLVTKFYFQMER
- the LOC125162705 gene encoding interleukin-1 receptor antagonist protein isoform X1 — its product is MRSWREKCFGNHKQFFQGQQGLPFGGETACHPLGKRPCRMQAFRIWDVNQKTFYLRNNQLVAGYLQGPSTKLEEKLNVVPIESHAMFLGIHGGKLCLACVKSGDETRLQLEAVNITDLSKNKEQDKRFTFIRSDSGPTTSFESAACPGWFLCTALEADRPVSLTNTPEEAMLVTKFYFQMER
- the LOC125162705 gene encoding interleukin-1 receptor antagonist protein isoform X3, translating into MQAFRIWDVNQKTFYLRNNQLVAGYLQGPSTKLEEKLNVVPIESHAMFLGIHGGKLCLACVKSGDETRLQLEAVNITDLSKNKEQDKRFTFIRSDSGPTTSFESAACPGWFLCTALEADRPVSLTNTPEEAMLVTKFYFQMER